In Bradyrhizobium sp. CCBAU 051011, the following are encoded in one genomic region:
- a CDS encoding acyl-CoA dehydrogenase family protein, protein MTPVSPLRGPSREHLAWPFFDSRHSEYAAALDAFAADLGDTHGHDVDETCRSLVRRLGAAGLLEASVAGDQPDAVIDSRLICLARETLAWHSGLADFAFAMQGLGTGAVAIAGSPELRALVLPKARRGEWVAAFALSEKEAGSDVAAMACSARREGDHYILDGEKTWISNGGIADVYTLFARTGEAPGARGISAFVVLPDDPGFSIADRIDVMAPHPLATLRFEGCRIPASRLLGSPGEGFKIAMRTLDIFRASVAAAALGFARRALDEAVVHARSRRMFGGVLGDQQLTQATLGDMAADVDASALLTYRAAWRRDVQKASTTREAAMAKMVATEAAQAVIDRAVQMFGGRGVRSGEIVEQLYREIRALRIYEGATEVQKLIIGRDVLKAI, encoded by the coding sequence ATGACCCCGGTTTCGCCATTACGCGGGCCGTCGCGCGAACATCTCGCGTGGCCGTTCTTCGATTCCCGCCACAGCGAATACGCTGCCGCGCTCGATGCATTTGCTGCCGATCTTGGCGATACGCACGGCCATGACGTGGACGAGACCTGCCGTTCGCTGGTCCGCAGGCTTGGCGCCGCCGGATTGCTGGAGGCGTCCGTTGCGGGCGACCAACCTGATGCGGTGATCGATTCCCGGCTGATTTGTCTCGCCCGCGAAACGCTGGCCTGGCACAGCGGGCTCGCCGATTTCGCCTTTGCGATGCAGGGGCTTGGCACCGGTGCGGTGGCGATTGCCGGCTCGCCCGAACTGCGCGCACTGGTGCTGCCGAAGGCGCGGCGCGGCGAATGGGTTGCCGCCTTTGCCCTGTCGGAGAAGGAAGCCGGTTCCGACGTTGCCGCGATGGCCTGCAGCGCCCGGCGCGAGGGCGACCACTACATCCTGGATGGCGAGAAGACCTGGATTTCCAACGGCGGCATTGCTGACGTCTATACGCTGTTTGCCCGAACCGGCGAGGCGCCGGGTGCGCGGGGCATTTCAGCCTTTGTAGTGTTGCCGGACGATCCCGGCTTTTCGATCGCCGATCGCATCGATGTGATGGCGCCGCACCCGCTGGCGACGCTGCGTTTTGAGGGCTGCCGGATTCCGGCGAGCCGGCTGTTGGGTTCCCCGGGTGAAGGTTTCAAGATCGCGATGCGCACGCTCGACATCTTCCGGGCATCGGTCGCAGCCGCAGCGTTGGGTTTTGCCCGCCGCGCGCTCGATGAGGCCGTGGTGCATGCCCGGTCACGACGGATGTTCGGCGGCGTGCTGGGCGACCAGCAATTGACGCAAGCCACGCTCGGCGACATGGCCGCCGACGTCGATGCCAGCGCGCTTCTCACTTATCGGGCGGCGTGGCGGCGCGACGTGCAGAAGGCCTCCACGACGCGCGAAGCAGCGATGGCCAAGATGGTTGCGACGGAAGCCGCGCAGGCAGTGATCGACCGCGCCGTACAGATGTTCGGCGGCCGCGGCGTGCGCTCTGGCGAGATCGTCGAGCAGCTCTATCGCGAAATTCGCGCGTTGCGCATCTATGAAGGCGCGACCGAAGTCCAGAAACTCATCATCGGACGCGACGTCCTGAAGGCGATCTAG
- a CDS encoding MarR family winged helix-turn-helix transcriptional regulator, which yields MDATVKRKARSPKGTRGQALRPVEPAHESDGAHLELRIWLRLLSCATRIEKALNARLRKEFNTTLARFDLLAQLTRKPEGATMSEVSELLMVSNGAITALVQKLEADGLIHREVDSEDRRTFRLRLSQEGAKEFGRMARRHEEWVIALIGELSPVAQSDLLQHLTLLKRRLDKHS from the coding sequence ATGGACGCCACAGTCAAGCGAAAGGCCAGATCCCCGAAGGGCACGCGCGGGCAAGCGTTGCGGCCGGTCGAGCCGGCGCACGAATCCGACGGCGCGCATCTGGAATTGCGCATCTGGCTGCGGCTGCTCTCCTGCGCCACCCGGATCGAGAAGGCGCTGAACGCAAGACTGCGCAAAGAATTCAACACCACGCTGGCCCGCTTCGATCTGCTGGCGCAGCTTACGCGCAAGCCCGAAGGCGCGACCATGTCCGAGGTCTCCGAGCTGCTAATGGTCTCGAACGGCGCCATCACCGCGCTGGTGCAGAAGCTGGAAGCCGACGGCCTTATCCATCGCGAGGTCGATTCCGAGGACCGTCGCACCTTCCGTTTGCGCCTCTCTCAGGAAGGCGCCAAGGAATTCGGCCGGATGGCGCGCCGGCACGAGGAATGGGTGATTGCCCTGATCGGTGAATTGTCACCCGTCGCACAATCCGACCTGCTGCAACATTTGACCCTGCTGAAGCGTCGGCTGGACAAGCACTCTTGA
- a CDS encoding indolepyruvate ferredoxin oxidoreductase subunit alpha, with amino-acid sequence MAERSFAREVEDLKLGAGQEFRGEGILAITKALLECGVSYVAGYQGAPISHLMDVLSDAQDILSDLGVHFESSASEATAAATLAASVMYPIRGAVTFKAPVGINVASDALANLSSGGVTGGALIIIGEDYGEGSSIMQERSHAFAMKSQLWLVDPRPNVASIVKAVHDSFELSEASNTPVMLEVRIRACHVHGRFATRDNVRPAFPLSRALDQPSRDTNRIVLPPASFLHEKEKIEHRWPAAVEFIHARGMNETFDGDIDDIGIIMQGGMYNGVITALREAGLADIWGETRVPLYVMNVTYPIVDREVIDFCRGKKAVLMVEEGQPEFIEQALHKILRNADIPAKLHGKDLFPMAGEYTAQVTGEAIGAFIRRWRPDILSDAARAPNIDRTEVDEKIRALADVVPPRPPGFCTGCPERPIFSAMKLVEKELGPHHIAADIGCHLFSILPPFNIGATTMGYGLGPASASAFNVPAGKRSISMMGDGGFWHNGLTSGVGNAVFNQHDGVIVVVDNYYSAATGGQDIPSSRADNRSRSTKHPIVEAVKGVGAKWVRQIDRTYDVTRMRDTLREALTTEEKGPKIIVASSECMLNKQRRVKPLVAAAAKRGERIVRERFGVDDDVCSGDHACIRLSGCPSLSVKPTTDPLKDNPVAAVDNTCVGCGHCGEVADAAVLCPSFYRADIVSNPSAFEARLDRIWRGVIGALQRWRAGRRIMFQQEAV; translated from the coding sequence ATGGCAGAACGCTCTTTCGCGCGCGAGGTCGAGGACCTCAAGCTCGGCGCCGGCCAGGAATTCCGCGGCGAAGGCATCCTCGCCATCACCAAGGCCTTGCTTGAATGCGGCGTCAGTTACGTCGCCGGCTACCAGGGCGCCCCGATCTCGCATCTGATGGACGTGCTGTCGGACGCGCAGGATATCCTCTCCGACCTCGGCGTGCATTTCGAATCCAGCGCGAGCGAAGCGACGGCAGCGGCGACGCTGGCCGCGTCCGTGATGTATCCGATCCGCGGCGCGGTCACCTTCAAGGCGCCGGTCGGCATCAACGTCGCGTCCGACGCGCTCGCCAATCTATCCTCGGGCGGCGTCACCGGCGGGGCGCTCATCATCATTGGCGAGGATTACGGCGAAGGCTCCTCCATCATGCAGGAGCGTTCGCACGCGTTTGCGATGAAGTCGCAGCTCTGGCTGGTCGATCCGCGGCCCAACGTGGCCTCCATCGTCAAGGCCGTGCACGATTCCTTCGAGCTGTCAGAGGCGTCGAATACGCCTGTGATGCTGGAAGTGCGGATCCGCGCCTGCCATGTGCATGGCCGGTTCGCCACCCGCGACAACGTCCGTCCCGCCTTTCCGCTTTCCCGCGCGCTGGATCAGCCGTCACGCGACACCAACCGCATCGTGCTGCCGCCGGCCTCGTTCCTGCACGAGAAGGAGAAGATCGAGCATCGCTGGCCCGCAGCGGTCGAATTCATCCATGCACGCGGCATGAACGAGACGTTCGACGGCGATATCGACGATATCGGCATCATCATGCAGGGCGGCATGTATAACGGCGTCATCACCGCGCTGCGCGAGGCAGGCCTTGCCGACATCTGGGGTGAGACGCGGGTGCCGCTCTATGTGATGAACGTGACCTACCCGATCGTCGACCGCGAGGTGATCGACTTCTGCCGCGGCAAGAAGGCCGTGCTGATGGTCGAGGAGGGCCAGCCCGAATTCATCGAGCAGGCGCTGCACAAGATCCTGCGCAATGCCGACATTCCGGCCAAGCTGCACGGCAAGGACCTGTTCCCGATGGCCGGCGAGTACACCGCGCAGGTGACGGGCGAAGCGATCGGCGCCTTCATCCGCCGCTGGCGCCCGGATATCTTGTCGGACGCCGCGCGCGCACCGAACATCGACCGCACCGAGGTCGATGAGAAGATCCGCGCGCTCGCCGACGTAGTGCCGCCGCGCCCGCCGGGCTTCTGCACCGGCTGCCCGGAGCGGCCGATCTTTTCTGCGATGAAGCTGGTCGAAAAGGAACTCGGCCCGCATCATATCGCCGCCGATATCGGCTGCCATTTGTTCTCGATCCTGCCGCCGTTCAATATCGGCGCCACCACCATGGGTTACGGGCTCGGCCCGGCATCGGCCTCCGCCTTCAACGTTCCCGCGGGCAAGCGCTCGATCTCGATGATGGGCGACGGCGGCTTCTGGCATAACGGGCTGACCAGCGGCGTCGGCAACGCTGTCTTCAACCAGCACGACGGGGTGATCGTCGTGGTCGACAATTATTATTCCGCCGCAACCGGCGGGCAGGACATCCCCTCCTCCCGCGCCGACAACCGTTCGCGCTCGACCAAGCATCCGATCGTCGAGGCGGTGAAGGGCGTCGGCGCCAAATGGGTACGCCAGATCGACCGCACTTACGATGTCACCCGTATGCGCGACACGCTGCGCGAGGCGCTGACCACGGAGGAAAAGGGCCCGAAGATCATCGTCGCCTCCTCGGAGTGCATGCTGAACAAGCAGCGGCGCGTGAAACCGCTGGTCGCGGCTGCCGCCAAACGCGGCGAGCGCATCGTGCGCGAGCGCTTCGGCGTCGATGACGACGTATGTTCCGGCGACCACGCCTGCATCCGCCTGTCCGGCTGCCCGTCGCTGTCGGTGAAGCCGACGACCGACCCGTTAAAGGACAATCCGGTCGCGGCGGTCGACAATACCTGCGTGGGCTGTGGGCATTGCGGCGAGGTCGCCGACGCCGCCGTGCTGTGTCCTTCCTTCTACCGTGCCGACATCGTTTCCAATCCGTCAGCATTCGAAGCGCGGCTCGACCGCATCTGGCGGGGTGTGATCGGCGCGCTGCAGCGCTGGCGGGCGGGACGGCGGATCATGTTCCAACAGGAGGCGGTATGA
- a CDS encoding SDR family NAD(P)-dependent oxidoreductase produces MGALHHTAIVSGGNTGIGAAIARDLLAEGYDVISLSRRKPDWSHPKLSSREVDLLDAAATRQAAAEIAAKFAITHVVHNAGAIRAKPLEEVDDEDVGALAQLHFGAGIALAQAALPNMKQARFGRIVLLSSRAALGATTRTVYSATKAGIIGMARTWALELAPFGITVNVVAPGPIGDTEMFESVMSPESERAKKLAQSIPLGRLGKSSDVARAVTFFSSPDADFITGQTLYVCGGASIGSISI; encoded by the coding sequence ATGGGTGCTCTCCACCACACGGCGATCGTCAGCGGCGGTAATACCGGCATTGGCGCTGCGATCGCGCGCGATCTTCTCGCCGAGGGCTATGACGTGATCTCGCTGTCGCGGCGCAAGCCCGACTGGAGCCATCCAAAACTTTCTTCGCGCGAGGTCGATCTGCTCGATGCGGCGGCGACGCGGCAGGCAGCGGCGGAAATCGCCGCGAAGTTTGCCATCACCCATGTCGTGCACAACGCCGGCGCAATCCGCGCCAAGCCGCTGGAAGAAGTCGACGACGAAGACGTCGGCGCCCTGGCGCAGCTCCACTTCGGCGCGGGAATCGCGCTGGCACAAGCGGCGCTGCCGAACATGAAGCAGGCCCGCTTCGGCCGCATCGTGCTGTTGTCTTCCCGCGCCGCGCTCGGCGCCACCACACGCACGGTCTATTCGGCCACCAAGGCCGGCATCATCGGCATGGCGCGGACCTGGGCACTCGAGCTCGCGCCCTTCGGAATCACCGTCAATGTCGTCGCGCCCGGCCCGATCGGCGATACCGAGATGTTCGAGAGCGTGATGTCGCCGGAATCCGAACGCGCCAAAAAGCTGGCGCAGTCGATCCCGCTTGGCCGCCTCGGCAAATCGAGCGACGTCGCCCGCGCGGTTACATTCTTCAGCTCACCCGATGCCGACTTCATCACCGGACAGACGCTGTATGTCTGCGGCGGAGCCAGCATTGGATCGATTTCCATCTGA
- a CDS encoding aromatic ring-hydroxylating dioxygenase subunit alpha: MTRYAGNAAALRALVRDQEVHRDVYVSEEVFQLEMEHMFPNSWVYVGHDSQVPNPGDYYGTTIGTQPILLVRHTDGTVKVLHNRCPHKGTRITSETCGNTGKFFRCPYHAWSFKTDGSLLAIPLKKGYENTGFEQSHAATGMTPVRHVRNYRGFVFAKINDGGLDFEEFFGESLSSFDNMIDRSPVGQLKVAGGVLRYMHNCNWKMLVENQTDTCHPMVAHESSAGTVVEVWKKAPPGTKKPMAVEIIAPFMSPYEFFENMGIRIWDNGHGHTGVHHSIHSDYSAIPGYFEKMTAAYGEERAKAILGENRHNTVYFPNIMIKGPIQLLRHFKPIAANKTLVESWTFQLVDAPDMLLERTLMYNRLINAPTSIVGHDDLEMYERAQEGLHSNGNEWVNLQRLYSPDEAGQTNVAVNGTSEWPMRHQFRAWTKFMTMGM; encoded by the coding sequence ATGACCCGATATGCCGGCAACGCCGCGGCGCTCCGCGCCCTGGTCCGCGACCAGGAGGTTCACCGCGACGTCTATGTCAGCGAGGAAGTGTTCCAGCTCGAGATGGAGCACATGTTCCCGAATAGCTGGGTCTATGTCGGCCACGACAGCCAGGTCCCCAATCCCGGTGACTATTACGGCACCACGATCGGCACGCAGCCGATCCTGCTGGTCCGCCACACCGACGGAACGGTGAAGGTTCTGCACAACCGCTGCCCGCACAAGGGCACGCGCATCACCTCCGAGACCTGCGGCAACACCGGAAAATTCTTCCGCTGTCCCTATCATGCATGGAGCTTCAAGACCGACGGCTCGCTGCTCGCGATTCCCCTGAAGAAGGGCTACGAGAACACCGGCTTCGAGCAGAGCCATGCCGCGACCGGAATGACGCCGGTGCGCCATGTCCGCAACTATCGCGGTTTCGTGTTCGCCAAGATCAACGACGGCGGCCTCGACTTCGAGGAATTCTTTGGCGAAAGCCTGTCTAGCTTCGACAACATGATCGACCGTTCGCCGGTCGGCCAGCTCAAGGTCGCCGGCGGCGTGCTGCGCTACATGCACAATTGCAATTGGAAGATGCTGGTCGAGAACCAGACCGACACCTGCCATCCGATGGTGGCACACGAATCTTCGGCCGGGACCGTGGTCGAGGTCTGGAAGAAGGCGCCGCCCGGCACCAAGAAGCCGATGGCAGTCGAGATCATCGCCCCCTTCATGAGCCCTTACGAGTTCTTCGAGAACATGGGCATCCGGATCTGGGACAATGGCCACGGCCACACCGGCGTGCATCACTCGATCCATTCCGACTATTCGGCGATCCCCGGCTATTTCGAAAAGATGACGGCGGCCTATGGCGAGGAGCGCGCCAAGGCGATCCTCGGCGAGAACCGGCACAACACCGTCTATTTCCCCAACATCATGATCAAGGGTCCGATCCAGCTGTTACGGCACTTCAAGCCGATCGCCGCCAACAAAACGCTGGTGGAGTCCTGGACGTTCCAGCTCGTCGATGCGCCCGATATGCTGCTGGAGCGCACGCTGATGTACAACCGGCTCATCAATGCGCCGACCTCCATCGTCGGCCATGACGACCTCGAAATGTATGAACGCGCGCAGGAAGGCCTGCACTCGAACGGCAACGAGTGGGTCAACCTCCAGCGCCTCTACAGCCCCGACGAAGCCGGGCAGACCAACGTGGCCGTCAACGGCACCAGCGAGTGGCCGATGCGCCACCAGTTCCGAGCCTGGACCAAATTCATGACGATGGGGATGTGA
- a CDS encoding aromatic-ring-hydroxylating dioxygenase subunit beta: protein MSMVAEAPLKNAVPTDQELIDFVVREARLIDQQRFDEWLDMYADDAFYWMPLEWNQTDPRLTCSLMYEDKLLLSIRVERLKGARTFSQKPKSRCHHVLQTPQVDSRDAAANSYVTWTPMHYIETRLDEQTLYAAWATHHLSVEDGKLKIKLKRVDLINCDAAFGNIQLFM, encoded by the coding sequence ATGAGCATGGTCGCTGAAGCTCCCCTCAAGAATGCAGTCCCCACCGATCAGGAATTGATCGACTTCGTGGTGCGCGAGGCGCGGCTGATCGACCAGCAGCGTTTCGACGAATGGCTCGATATGTACGCCGACGACGCCTTCTACTGGATGCCGCTGGAATGGAATCAGACCGATCCACGGCTGACCTGCTCGCTGATGTACGAGGACAAGCTGTTGCTCTCGATCCGGGTCGAGCGGCTCAAGGGCGCGCGGACCTTCAGCCAGAAACCGAAGAGCCGCTGCCACCACGTGCTGCAGACGCCGCAGGTGGATTCGCGCGATGCCGCCGCCAACAGCTACGTCACCTGGACCCCGATGCATTACATCGAGACCCGCCTGGACGAGCAGACGCTCTATGCGGCCTGGGCGACGCATCATCTCAGCGTCGAGGACGGCAAGTTGAAGATCAAGCTGAAGCGTGTCGACCTGATCAATTGCGATGCTGCCTTCGGCAACATCCAGCTCTTCATGTGA
- a CDS encoding RidA family protein: MFEVLQPPGWAKPSGYANGIAARGKMIFIAGQIGWNEQCKFESDDLVDQIGQTLKNVDAVVRAGGAAPEHIVSMTWFLLDRKEYSARLKEIGVVYRGVMGRHFPTMTALQVSGLVEDRAKVEIQAIAMIPD, from the coding sequence ATGTTCGAAGTCTTGCAGCCGCCCGGTTGGGCCAAGCCGAGCGGTTACGCGAACGGCATCGCCGCGCGGGGCAAGATGATCTTCATTGCCGGCCAAATCGGCTGGAACGAACAATGCAAGTTCGAGTCGGACGATCTGGTGGATCAGATCGGCCAGACCCTGAAGAACGTCGATGCGGTTGTGCGCGCCGGCGGCGCCGCACCCGAGCATATCGTGTCGATGACCTGGTTCCTGCTCGACCGCAAGGAGTATTCAGCGCGCCTGAAGGAAATCGGCGTTGTCTACCGCGGCGTCATGGGCCGTCACTTTCCGACCATGACGGCGCTGCAGGTATCGGGGCTGGTCGAGGATCGCGCCAAGGTCGAGATACAGGCGATTGCGATGATACCCGATTAG
- a CDS encoding cupin domain-containing protein, giving the protein MATKARENHREDVAGRANVEDTPELLAYYDELERLEAGALWTVANKIEPWQPKSSSVPVLWRYEDLRAHVLRSVELVSPEKAGRRVIYLNNPGRREHAAAVGWLYSGLQVMHPGEVASAHAHSASALRFIMEGEGAYTIVDGHKMTLGANDFVLTPNGTWHEHGVSSDGTPCIWQDGLDIPLVNTLEANFYVVHPDLQQSVGYPVDDMTHTWGSPGLRPAGAEWSKGYSPLLKYEWGPTYEALQRYGKATDGSPYDGVLMNYVNPVTGGPVMQTIGASMQMLRPGESTRAHRHTGSFIYQVAKGRGHSIIDGKRFDWKERDIFCVPSWAWHEHVNGSASEDACLFTFNDLPVMQALGLYREEAFGDNGGRQPLVA; this is encoded by the coding sequence ATGGCAACGAAAGCTCGTGAAAACCACCGGGAAGACGTGGCCGGGCGGGCCAATGTCGAGGATACCCCTGAACTGCTCGCCTACTATGACGAACTCGAAAGGCTGGAGGCGGGCGCGCTCTGGACGGTGGCGAACAAGATCGAGCCCTGGCAACCAAAATCATCCTCCGTTCCGGTCTTGTGGCGTTATGAAGATCTTCGCGCGCATGTGCTGCGCTCCGTCGAACTGGTATCACCGGAAAAGGCCGGGCGGCGCGTCATCTATCTGAACAATCCCGGCCGGCGCGAGCACGCCGCCGCGGTCGGCTGGCTCTATTCCGGGCTGCAGGTGATGCATCCGGGCGAGGTCGCATCTGCCCACGCTCATTCGGCCTCCGCGCTGCGCTTCATCATGGAAGGCGAGGGCGCCTACACCATCGTCGACGGTCACAAGATGACGCTTGGCGCCAACGATTTCGTGCTGACGCCGAATGGCACCTGGCACGAGCACGGCGTCTCCAGCGACGGCACGCCCTGCATCTGGCAGGACGGCCTCGACATTCCCCTGGTCAACACGCTCGAAGCCAATTTCTACGTGGTTCATCCCGATCTGCAGCAGAGCGTCGGCTATCCCGTCGACGATATGACGCACACCTGGGGGAGTCCCGGCCTGCGGCCGGCCGGCGCCGAGTGGTCCAAGGGATATTCGCCGCTGCTGAAATATGAGTGGGGTCCGACCTACGAGGCACTGCAGCGCTACGGCAAGGCCACCGATGGCTCGCCATACGACGGCGTTCTCATGAACTATGTGAATCCAGTGACCGGCGGTCCGGTGATGCAGACCATCGGTGCATCGATGCAGATGCTGCGGCCGGGCGAGAGCACCCGAGCGCACCGTCACACCGGCAGTTTCATCTATCAGGTCGCCAAGGGGCGCGGTCACTCCATCATCGACGGCAAGCGCTTCGACTGGAAGGAGCGCGACATCTTCTGTGTTCCGTCCTGGGCCTGGCATGAGCATGTGAACGGCTCGGCCAGCGAGGATGCCTGCCTCTTCACCTTCAACGACCTGCCGGTCATGCAGGCGCTTGGCCTCTATCGCGAGGAAGCGTTCGGCGACAATGGCGGCCGCCAGCCGCTCGTAGCCTAG
- a CDS encoding PDR/VanB family oxidoreductase: MDHFEVVVSKAEALTPRIREFVLARANGAPMPGWAAGAHIDIHLPDVGRRSYSLIETTSPRAADHPTAYRIAVLQENKSQGGSTFMHGLKTGDRLTISPPANNFPLHAGADEVALVAGGIGVTPLLTMACELNAAKRPFSFYYAGRSRSELAFLGEVERLAGASATIHADEEAGGLFDLEGLMNRLAPEVPLYLCGPLPMIEAAIALAKRMNWPQGRLHFEIFSAPEEKSGDASFEVELKSSGRVYEIPAGKTILDVLLEAGEDPMHDCKRGDCGICQTTVIEGVPDHRDYILSDSEKASNKVMQICISRAKTKKLVLDL, from the coding sequence ATGGATCACTTCGAAGTCGTGGTGTCGAAGGCCGAGGCACTCACGCCGCGCATCCGTGAATTCGTGCTGGCGCGCGCCAATGGCGCGCCGATGCCAGGCTGGGCTGCCGGCGCCCATATCGACATCCACCTGCCCGATGTCGGCCGCCGCTCCTATTCGCTGATCGAGACCACGTCGCCGCGCGCGGCCGACCACCCGACCGCCTATCGCATCGCCGTGCTGCAGGAAAACAAGAGCCAAGGCGGCTCCACCTTTATGCACGGCCTCAAGACCGGCGACCGCCTGACGATCTCGCCGCCGGCGAACAATTTTCCGCTTCATGCAGGCGCCGATGAAGTCGCGCTTGTCGCGGGCGGCATCGGCGTGACGCCGCTGCTCACCATGGCCTGCGAATTGAATGCAGCAAAGCGGCCGTTCTCGTTCTATTACGCCGGACGCAGCCGTAGCGAACTGGCCTTTCTCGGCGAGGTCGAGCGGCTGGCTGGTGCCAGCGCGACCATCCATGCCGACGAGGAGGCCGGCGGCCTCTTCGATCTCGAAGGCCTGATGAACAGGCTTGCGCCCGAGGTGCCGCTCTATCTCTGCGGGCCGCTGCCGATGATCGAAGCCGCCATCGCGCTGGCGAAACGGATGAACTGGCCGCAGGGACGGCTGCATTTCGAAATCTTCAGCGCGCCGGAAGAAAAATCCGGCGATGCCAGTTTCGAGGTCGAACTCAAGAGCAGCGGACGCGTCTACGAAATTCCGGCCGGTAAGACCATCCTCGACGTGCTGCTCGAGGCCGGCGAAGACCCGATGCATGACTGCAAGCGCGGCGATTGCGGCATCTGCCAGACCACGGTGATCGAGGGCGTCCCCGATCATCGCGACTACATCCTGAGCGACAGCGAGAAGGCGTCGAACAAGGTGATGCAGATATGTATTTCGCGCGCGAAGACCAAGAAACTCGTGCTCGACCTGTGA
- a CDS encoding indolepyruvate oxidoreductase subunit beta family protein, which yields MNVSVAPSSVALSQARPITVAVLAMGGQGGGVLVDWIVALAERRGWFAQSTSVPGVAQRTGATIYYIEMIAPDASKPDRHPVLSLMPAPGKVDIVIGAELMEAGRAILRGLVSPDRTLLIGSSHRSLAVIEKTAPGDGTADASQVYEAANVAANRFIAFDMAEIADATGSVVSSVLFGALAGSDALPFTTEDFEETIRAAGVGVDASLRAFSAGRERAVATLKQDPKIKPAAKPPLAKHLPRLEPIGHADYDALVARARQLPEEVHGIVAAGLQRVVDYQDVAYGGEYLHRLEAMPRDATGLLQAFAKYLAIAMAYDDVIRVADLKTRAGRFDRVRREVRAGDEQILAITEFFHPRIEEMAGLLPPLLGEKVERSERLARLIDRGRKLRTTAPSAFLMLYGVAGLRRFRRRTLRHAREMRHLNEWVQRIGKFAARDVALATAVCEARRLVGGYSDTHSRGESKFDKVMLASERLAGRADAAEWVQRLIKVALKDADGAELDGALRTVETLFEDA from the coding sequence ATGAACGTCTCCGTAGCGCCCTCCTCCGTCGCGCTCAGTCAGGCACGGCCCATCACCGTTGCGGTGCTCGCGATGGGCGGCCAGGGCGGCGGCGTGCTGGTCGACTGGATCGTGGCGCTGGCCGAGCGGCGCGGCTGGTTCGCGCAATCGACCTCGGTGCCCGGCGTCGCCCAGCGCACCGGCGCCACGATCTATTACATCGAGATGATCGCGCCCGACGCCAGCAAACCCGACCGTCACCCCGTGCTGTCGCTGATGCCGGCGCCGGGCAAGGTCGACATCGTGATCGGCGCCGAATTGATGGAAGCCGGCCGCGCCATCCTGCGCGGGCTGGTCTCGCCCGACCGCACGCTCCTAATCGGCTCTTCGCACCGCTCCCTGGCCGTGATCGAAAAAACCGCGCCCGGCGACGGCACTGCCGACGCATCGCAGGTCTACGAGGCGGCGAATGTCGCAGCCAATCGCTTCATCGCCTTCGACATGGCCGAGATCGCTGACGCCACCGGCAGCGTGGTGTCCTCGGTGCTGTTCGGCGCGCTCGCGGGGTCCGACGCCCTGCCCTTCACGACAGAGGATTTTGAAGAAACGATACGGGCCGCCGGCGTCGGCGTCGATGCCAGCCTGCGCGCCTTCTCCGCCGGCCGCGAGCGGGCCGTCGCCACGCTCAAGCAGGATCCGAAGATCAAGCCCGCAGCGAAGCCGCCGCTCGCTAAACACCTTCCGCGCCTCGAGCCGATCGGTCACGCCGATTACGACGCGCTGGTCGCGCGAGCGCGGCAATTGCCGGAAGAGGTGCACGGAATCGTCGCGGCCGGCCTGCAGCGCGTTGTCGATTATCAGGACGTCGCCTATGGCGGCGAATATCTCCATCGCCTGGAAGCGATGCCGCGCGACGCGACCGGCCTGCTGCAGGCCTTTGCCAAGTATCTTGCCATCGCGATGGCCTATGACGACGTGATCCGCGTCGCGGATCTCAAGACCCGAGCGGGGCGGTTTGACCGGGTGCGCCGCGAGGTGCGGGCCGGCGACGAACAGATTCTCGCCATTACCGAGTTCTTCCATCCGCGGATCGAGGAAATGGCAGGGCTGTTGCCGCCGCTTCTTGGCGAAAAGGTCGAGCGCAGCGAGCGGCTCGCGCGGTTGATCGATCGCGGACGCAAACTGCGCACGACCGCTCCGTCGGCATTCCTGATGCTGTACGGCGTCGCCGGCCTGCGCCGCTTCCGCCGCCGCACGCTGCGGCATGCCCGCGAAATGCGCCATCTCAACGAATGGGTGCAGCGCATCGGGAAATTCGCAGCACGCGACGTCGCACTTGCAACCGCCGTGTGCGAGGCCCGCCGTCTCGTCGGCGGCTATTCGGACACGCATTCCCGCGGCGAATCGAAATTCGACAAGGTCATGCTTGCGTCCGAGCGTCTGGCCGGCCGGGCCGACGCCGCCGAATGGGTGCAGCGGTTGATCAAGGTCGCGCTGAAGGACGCCGATGGCGCGGAGCTCGACGGCGCGTTGCGTACCGTCGAGACACTGTTTGAGGACGCCTGA